Genomic segment of Sinorhizobium meliloti:
GGGCGTGATCTGGCGATGCGCTTCGTGGAAGCCGGCCTCTCCGATAAAGGCGCCGCTTTGCTTGTCCTGGATCGCGAAGAAGCCGAAGCCGAAGTAGTGCCACATGCCGACCTGGCGCAGGAATCGCGTCCAGGACTGTTCGCGGGTGTAAGGCACGCCGCCGGTATAGCGGGTCACTTCCTCGTCGCCGAAGAGTGCGCAATAGGAAGGAAAGTCGTCGCGCCGGTAGGGGCGCAGGAATAGCCGCTCGGTCTCGATCGTGGGGACGCTGTGCATTGTCGCTCCGCTTGTTCTGACAGGGGAAGGAGTAGAGTTCTCAGAAGCCCGGTTCACCGTCCCAATAGTCGGCCGCCGAGGGCGCGCGGCCGATGAAGTCGAACGACGCCTGGCTTTCGCCCGGACGCCGGGTCCGGGCAAGGAACTTGCCGGAGTCCGGATATTCGCAGATTTCGGTCGCTGCGATGGTGGAAATGGACAGGTATTTGAGCGGGACGGTGCCGGTATTGATGAGGTGATGCGCGGTCTCCTGGCCGCCAGCGGGGGCTCCGAGTATGTCGCCTGGTCCGACCGCATGGCGTTCGCTGCCGAAACGATAGGTACCTTGCCCCTCGAGGATAATGAACAGCTCTTCTTCGACATGGTGGTTATGGAATGGACACCCGGATTTGCCGGGCGGAACCTCGCCGTAGCCTATGCCGATATCCTTGAGGCCGAGAAGCGACCCGAAAGAGACGTCGCTGGATTCGAAGAACGAGCCACGGCGCCAGTGGTCGAGCTTCAGGTTCTTCGGATTGACGATGGGCTTTTGCGCGTCCGTCATCGCAGTCGTCCTCCTGGTCGCGTCGCATGCCCGGCTCGACCTCGCGGAATCGGTCTGGGCGCGCTTAAGGATTAGAGACAGTTGGCGCCGTTACAAGCGGGTTTGCTGTTCGGCTCCACCAATATCGAAGATTGCGGTACGGCAAATGCCCTTCGGTTAACGGAATTTACTTGCCATTCCGTGCCGGGCATGGTTTGACCGCCGCCTGCACCGGCCAAGTCCGGTCCGAATTTTTCAAGACAGGTGATCCATGGCGAAGATCAAGCCCGTCCACATGCTGATTGTGGAAGCGCGTTTCTATGACGATATGGCCGACGCGCTCCTCGATGGAGCGAAACATGCGCTGGATGCGGCCGGCGCCACTTATGATATTGTGACGGTTCCGGGGGCGCTGGAAATTCCCGCGGCGATCGCCATGGCGCTCGACGGCGCCGACGAAGGCGGGGCGGAATATGACGGCTTCGTTGCGCTCGGCATGGTGATCCGCGGCGAAACCTACCATTTCGACATCGTCGCCAACGAGTCCGCGCGCGCGCTGATGGATCTCGCCGTCAGCGAGAGCCTGGCGCTCGGCAACGGCATTCTGACGGTCGAAAACGACGATCAGGCCTGGGCACGGGCCCGCCGTACGGAAGGCGACAAGGGCGGATTCGCCGCGCGCGCCGCCCTGACCATGATTGAACTGAAGCAAAGATTGGGCGCAGAGAAGTGACGAACACCCCTTCGGATCAGCCGCTGAAACAGGTCAACCAGCGTGGCGCCGCGCGCCTTGCAGCCGTTCAGGCGCTTTATCAGATGGATGTCGGCGGGACCGGCGTCCTGGAGATCGTCGCCGAATACGAGGAACATCGCCTCGGCAAGGAACTGGACGGTGACACCTATCTCAGGGCAGACGCGTCCTGGTTTCGCTCGATCGTTGCGGGCGTCGTGCGCGACCAGCGCAAGCTCGATCCGTTGATCGGCTCGGCGCTTCAGGATGATTGGGCGCTTTCCCGGCTCGATTCCACCGTTCGCGCAATCCTGCGCGCCGGCACCTTCGAGATACTGGAGCGAAAG
This window contains:
- the ribH gene encoding 6,7-dimethyl-8-ribityllumazine synthase — protein: MAKIKPVHMLIVEARFYDDMADALLDGAKHALDAAGATYDIVTVPGALEIPAAIAMALDGADEGGAEYDGFVALGMVIRGETYHFDIVANESARALMDLAVSESLALGNGILTVENDDQAWARARRTEGDKGGFAARAALTMIELKQRLGAEK
- the nusB gene encoding transcription antitermination factor NusB, translating into MTNTPSDQPLKQVNQRGAARLAAVQALYQMDVGGTGVLEIVAEYEEHRLGKELDGDTYLRADASWFRSIVAGVVRDQRKLDPLIGSALQDDWALSRLDSTVRAILRAGTFEILERKDVPVPVIVTEYVEIAKAFFQDEEPKLVNAVLDRIAKQVRGDQRK
- a CDS encoding GNAT family N-acetyltransferase, whose amino-acid sequence is MHSVPTIETERLFLRPYRRDDFPSYCALFGDEEVTRYTGGVPYTREQSWTRFLRQVGMWHYFGFGFFAIQDKQSGAFIGEAGFHEAHRQITPSLEGTMETGWAISPKNHGRGLATEAVTAALAWADRQFPVLRKTCIIEPGNQASINVALKHGFKEFWRTTYNGRPMVMFERRPKGSEA
- a CDS encoding cupin domain-containing protein; this encodes MTDAQKPIVNPKNLKLDHWRRGSFFESSDVSFGSLLGLKDIGIGYGEVPPGKSGCPFHNHHVEEELFIILEGQGTYRFGSERHAVGPGDILGAPAGGQETAHHLINTGTVPLKYLSISTIAATEICEYPDSGKFLARTRRPGESQASFDFIGRAPSAADYWDGEPGF